The Patescibacteria group bacterium genome has a segment encoding these proteins:
- the ricT gene encoding regulatory iron-sulfur-containing complex subunit RicT has product MQIIKLQFYPWDNQLCEFNSGSYDVKVGDKIIAKSDLGMEIGIVKSVKEADIDIEKLDKMKVISRIASVADLKKANEKERNKKEAKKYCKEKIKENNLQMKVIDAHFAFDRSCIIFVFIAAGRVDFRELVKQLTRHFQKSVRMQQIGIRDEAKIMGDLGVCGKELCCRKIIKNFVNVRSDLVKLQQLENKSSDRLSGICGRLMCCLTYEKEAYQELSRGLPEIGATVKYKNKKVQVVARQILKRTISIKEKDGVITKVEVDKIKK; this is encoded by the coding sequence ATGCAAATAATTAAACTGCAATTTTACCCTTGGGATAATCAATTATGCGAATTTAACTCTGGCAGTTACGATGTTAAGGTTGGAGATAAAATAATAGCAAAATCAGATTTAGGAATGGAAATTGGAATAGTTAAAAGCGTTAAAGAAGCAGATATTGATATTGAAAAATTAGACAAAATGAAAGTTATTTCCAGAATAGCTTCTGTCGCTGATTTGAAAAAGGCAAATGAAAAAGAAAGAAACAAAAAAGAAGCGAAAAAATATTGCAAGGAAAAAATCAAGGAAAACAATTTGCAAATGAAAGTAATTGACGCGCATTTTGCTTTTGATAGAAGTTGCATTATTTTTGTTTTTATTGCCGCTGGAAGGGTTGATTTTCGCGAATTAGTAAAGCAATTAACAAGGCATTTTCAAAAATCAGTCAGAATGCAACAGATAGGAATCAGAGATGAAGCAAAAATAATGGGAGATTTGGGAGTTTGCGGAAAAGAATTATGTTGCAGAAAAATTATTAAAAATTTTGTTAATGTTCGTTCGGATTTGGTAAAATTGCAGCAATTAGAAAATAAATCATCTGATAGATTGTCAGGAATATGCGGACGTTTGATGTGTTGTTTAACTTATGAAAAAGAAGCCTACCAAGAACTTTCAAGAGGTTTGCCTGAGATAGGAGCGACAGTAAAATATAAAAACAAAAAAGTTCAAGTTGTAGCTAGGCAAATTTTAAAAAGAACAATATCAATTAAAGAAAAGGACGGAGTTATTACTAAAGTTGAAGTTGATAAAATAAAAAAATAA